The Medicago truncatula cultivar Jemalong A17 chromosome 4, MtrunA17r5.0-ANR, whole genome shotgun sequence genome includes a region encoding these proteins:
- the LOC25491324 gene encoding MAPK kinase substrate protein At1g80180, whose product MAGLPRSEVSFRRSGSSGLVWDDRFLSGELNKLKQEEEDNTTNNSKELRVKTTVQRSHSTGAGRGYRTGKVSPAIEPPSPKVSACGFCSPFGKKGQRSKPGKRRSR is encoded by the coding sequence ATGGCTGGTCTACCAAGATCTGAAGTATCATTCAGAAGATCAGGTTCATCTGGTCTTGTTTGGGATGACAGATTCTTATCAGGAGAATTAAACAAACTCaagcaagaagaagaagataataCTACTAATAATTCCAAAGAGCTTCGTGTGAAAACCACCGTACAAAGAAGCCATTCCACCGGTGCTGGAAGAGGATACCGTACCGGAAAAGTTTCACCAGCGATCGAACCACCGTCTCCAAAGGTCTCCGCGTGTGGATTCTGTAGTCCTTTTGGGAAAAAGGGTCAACGATCAAAGCCCGGTAAACGTCGGTCGAGGTAG
- the LOC25491323 gene encoding crooked neck-like protein 1, with the protein MEVYERAIANVPLADENRYWQHYIYLCYALYEELNVGDIERTRDVYSELYKNNIQGTILLQLGNLKSLVSLYLCNNNIT; encoded by the exons ATGGAGGTTTATGAGAGAGCTATAGCTAATGTTCCTCTAGCCGATGAGAATCGATACTGGCAGCACTATATTTATCTGTG TTATGCACTTTATGAAGAACTTAATGTTGGAGATATTGAGCGAACAAGAGACGTGTACAG TGAGCTgtacaaaaacaacattcaaGGAACTATTCTTCTACAACTTGGAAACCTCAAGAGTCTTGTTAGCTTGTACTTgtgtaacaacaacataacatga